The segment GCACGAGCTGATACATCGTACCCATGATGACCGAGCAAATCCATCCGAGCACGAACAAGTGTGTGGCCGCGACAACCTCCGGGCCGTAATGATAGCCTGCCAAGTTGATCGGGCGAGCCGTCAACCATGAGGCCCCCACCAATAGCGCCGTTATGCCTGTCAGGATGAACCCCAAAGGCAGACTTACCGACGGTGCATGGACATCCGCCACCGCAGCGCGTTTCGTCGGTAGACGGCAGGGTCTTTCCGTAAGCAAGGGCTTAAGCGCGGCGGATGATGGTGATAAAGCTTCCGTCATTTTGTTCCTCTGTTTCGCCGGTGAAACCGCGTTGCTCCAGCAACGGGTAAAGGTGCAAAGGACGACGATCCGTACGTGCATGCAATTCCGCGCTTTCTGGCATCTCTGAGAGCGTTTCCAAAATGACCACCATCGGCTGGGGTGGTTCCAGTCCGCGCACGTCCACATTCACTACCGCTTCCTTCATGCTCCATTTATCGGTGATTTCCGAACTCTGCGCTTTGACACGGATCAAGCCTTCGGGAGGTTATTGGCTCATTGCACTGAGTTCCCCTGGGAGCTGCCATATTGCGCATAGTTGATTCAGGTCAATGGTAACGTCGTAGGGAAAGCTACATTCGCCCTATGACGCTGGCAGGCATGAGGAATGACCAAGAATTGGGAGATTTGAAACGGCTGGCCGTGCGACGCACGGCACGAGTTCCCACAGCGCTGGGGGCATTGCGAACAAGTCTTCTCGTGGTTGCAGTTTTACTGCTCGATTTGAATGGAGTCCGAGCGTTCGGCGCCACTCCAGGTGACGTGGCCTTGGATCCCTTTGATGAGGGGACAAGCAATTACTCCAAAGCGAAAGATAACAGTCCCATCGCACATTTGCAGCACCGCATCGACCGGGGCGAGGTGAAGCTTCGGCACGACGACCAATTTGGCTACCTGCTTTCCCTGTTGGAAGAGCTGGGAGTTTCCACTCATTCACAGCTGCTTGTTTTCTCCAAGACTTCGTTGCAACGTGAGCGCATCACACCGAAAACTCCCCGCGCACTCTACTTCAACGACGAAGTCTATCTCGGCTTCATTCCCGGCGCACCGTTTATCGAGGTCTCCGGA is part of the Verrucomicrobiales bacterium genome and harbors:
- a CDS encoding DUF2249 domain-containing protein; translated protein: MIRVKAQSSEITDKWSMKEAVVNVDVRGLEPPQPMVVILETLSEMPESAELHARTDRRPLHLYPLLEQRGFTGETEEQNDGSFITIIRRA